A genomic window from Candidatus Bathyarchaeota archaeon includes:
- the rps24e gene encoding 30S ribosomal protein S24e, translating to MKVSITSKQQNNLMKRKEVSFSVDHSETGGTPTRAEVSNQLASLLKVKRELVYITNMQTKTGTMTTVGDANVYDSVEQAKNLEPKHIVNRNAVPEKTVQEEAPEENTEEE from the coding sequence ATGAAGGTTAGTATCACCTCTAAACAGCAAAATAATCTTATGAAAAGGAAAGAAGTGTCATTTAGTGTTGACCACTCTGAGACTGGAGGCACTCCAACACGTGCTGAAGTTAGTAATCAACTTGCATCATTGTTAAAGGTTAAACGTGAATTAGTTTACATCACTAACATGCAAACCAAAACAGGAACAATGACCACCGTTGGTGATGCAAATGTTTACGATTCAGTTGAACAAGCTAAAAATCTGGAACCAAAACACATAGTCAACCGAAATGCAGTTCCAGAAAAAACAGTTCAAGAAGAAGCCCCTGAAGAAAACACGGAGGAAGAGTAA
- a CDS encoding GTP-dependent dephospho-CoA kinase family protein, with protein sequence MNKLKDYILEEKPSTVISVGDVVSQNIVESGISVDILIVDNKTMRKTIQPITAIAQKTLYTKNPAGTITDEAWNTIKLALQDKVKTKIVVDGEEDLLTLVTVLSAPEDALVVYGQPKVGIVLVKVTDKSRKNMRRFVDLMSNSSKS encoded by the coding sequence ATGAACAAACTCAAAGACTATATTTTAGAAGAAAAACCATCAACAGTGATTTCAGTGGGGGATGTAGTGTCACAAAACATTGTTGAATCAGGAATCTCTGTAGACATTTTGATTGTAGACAATAAAACAATGCGAAAAACAATTCAGCCAATCACCGCCATTGCTCAAAAGACACTATATACAAAAAATCCTGCAGGAACCATAACTGACGAAGCCTGGAATACAATAAAACTAGCATTACAAGATAAGGTGAAAACCAAGATAGTTGTTGACGGAGAAGAGGATTTACTCACTTTGGTGACTGTTTTGTCGGCACCTGAAGATGCATTGGTTGTTTATGGGCAACCTAAAGTTGGGATTGTTTTGGTTAAAGTAACGGACAAAAGCAGAAAAAACATGCGCCGTTTCGTTGATTTAATGAGTAATTCTTCGAAAAGCTAA
- a CDS encoding DNA-directed RNA polymerase translates to MFKLVAVEDAIRIPPEKFGEDINTVGYDQLKMKYDGMVDEELGYVIAVTQISVNPCGKIIPGDGATFHKVQFSLLTFYPKIQEVIEGEVVEIAEFGAFVRIGPVDALLHVSQLMDDYISYDERQGVLMGKETKRKLQTGDKVRVRITAVSLGRSGGSGKIGVTARQPYLGKLEWIKQDIAKEEGLLEEAASGAKPAGE, encoded by the coding sequence GTGTTCAAGCTAGTAGCAGTAGAGGATGCAATTCGTATACCACCAGAAAAGTTTGGAGAAGATATCAACACTGTAGGTTACGACCAACTTAAAATGAAATATGACGGCATGGTAGACGAAGAATTAGGTTACGTCATAGCAGTCACACAAATTAGCGTAAATCCATGTGGCAAAATAATTCCCGGAGATGGAGCTACATTCCACAAGGTTCAATTTTCTTTGCTTACTTTCTACCCCAAAATTCAAGAAGTAATCGAGGGAGAAGTAGTAGAAATTGCAGAGTTTGGAGCTTTCGTTCGTATCGGACCTGTGGATGCACTTTTGCACGTTTCTCAATTAATGGATGATTACATCTCGTATGATGAACGCCAAGGAGTTTTAATGGGTAAAGAAACAAAACGAAAACTTCAAACCGGAGACAAAGTGCGAGTCCGAATAACTGCAGTATCCTTGGGACGAAGTGGCGGTTCAGGAAAAATTGGAGTTACTGCTCGGCAGCCTTACCTTGGAAAACTCGAGTGGATTAAACAAGACATAGCAAAAGAGGAAGGTTTACTTGAAGAAGCTGCAAGTGGTGCAAAACCAGCAGGAGAATAA
- a CDS encoding twitching motility protein PilT: MVVPKHETLKIILDANFFFIPAQFRLDIFQELENLLNKRFEPILLSSTKKELEGLAQSTPKIQKQALLAFKFAEKCRFILVDKKKDETFDDVIVRVASEWNCPVATNDKELKKRLKEKGITTIFLRQKRRLAVDGTV; the protein is encoded by the coding sequence TTGGTAGTTCCAAAACACGAAACATTAAAGATTATTTTAGATGCAAACTTCTTTTTTATTCCAGCTCAATTTCGTTTGGATATTTTTCAGGAACTGGAAAACTTGTTGAATAAACGGTTTGAGCCTATTCTTTTATCTTCAACAAAAAAGGAGCTTGAAGGTCTTGCTCAATCAACTCCAAAGATTCAAAAACAAGCGTTGTTAGCTTTCAAGTTTGCAGAAAAATGCCGTTTTATCCTTGTTGACAAAAAAAAGGATGAAACCTTTGATGATGTTATTGTTAGAGTAGCGTCTGAATGGAACTGCCCTGTGGCAACAAATGATAAAGAATTAAAAAAGCGGTTAAAAGAAAAGGGGATTACAACCATTTTTTTGAGGCAAAAACGCCGTTTGGCAGTGGATGGGACGGTATAG
- a CDS encoding winged helix-turn-helix transcriptional regulator, protein MSDSGEETYSTMFTSLKHPARRKILRMLAEKPKNFSRILEELGISSSHLTYHLENLGELVTKLDDGRYRLSTFGQAAVLTMKGVEEAPEVQTKSVFALSGQWRIVFGALMIVIIVLAGLSYVQFTSLKDLSAKQDQLQNDFEQLSIDHQRLLSWGISTDSVVNFLQDVIQLDMTKYTANLERHTVGYRTDLGGTIEEFLTYRLISDETELSIDFRFRNQTLSRYYLTIIEGSPIYSTPPSANVIEYTKNLVQRYQTYADAPYIEPMRNILTSISHVENTEKIQGDIKLIITTTGKDVEIRWSKTTNGIDFQAKGMTLTFYDGALTFLTDGWLLFNVGNTDVNVSEQEAIQIAIDSAREYSWMVDGIEIADFVVLEDPVSVNLWPHIRDEPLDLIPYWYVVVKLDKVYPGNVNSIGVGIWADTGKVSGYQTSYIG, encoded by the coding sequence ATGTCGGACTCAGGTGAGGAAACATATTCGACAATGTTCACTTCCTTGAAACATCCCGCTCGCAGAAAGATTCTTCGGATGCTCGCAGAAAAACCAAAAAATTTTTCTCGAATCTTAGAAGAACTGGGGATTTCAAGCTCACATCTTACTTATCATCTTGAAAACCTTGGAGAACTAGTAACTAAACTGGACGACGGACGATACCGGCTTTCCACTTTTGGACAAGCAGCTGTATTGACCATGAAAGGCGTAGAAGAAGCCCCCGAAGTTCAGACGAAAAGTGTCTTTGCTTTGTCTGGACAATGGCGCATAGTTTTTGGAGCCCTAATGATTGTCATTATTGTTTTGGCAGGGTTATCGTATGTTCAGTTTACGTCGTTAAAGGATTTATCTGCCAAACAAGACCAACTGCAAAACGATTTTGAACAATTATCCATCGACCACCAACGATTATTGTCATGGGGAATATCCACTGATAGTGTAGTTAACTTTTTGCAGGATGTAATTCAACTAGATATGACCAAGTATACAGCAAACCTAGAAAGGCATACAGTTGGGTATCGCACAGATCTGGGAGGAACAATTGAAGAATTTTTAACCTACCGTCTTATATCAGATGAAACCGAATTGTCGATAGATTTCAGGTTTAGAAACCAAACCTTGTCCCGTTATTACCTTACAATAATTGAGGGGTCACCAATCTATTCTACGCCCCCGTCAGCAAATGTTATTGAATATACTAAAAACCTTGTTCAACGATACCAAACCTATGCAGATGCTCCATACATAGAGCCAATGCGAAATATACTAACTTCAATCAGCCATGTAGAAAATACAGAAAAAATCCAAGGCGATATCAAATTGATAATTACAACCACCGGAAAAGATGTTGAAATCCGATGGTCAAAAACAACGAATGGAATAGATTTCCAAGCTAAAGGGATGACTTTAACTTTTTACGATGGGGCGCTAACTTTCCTTACTGATGGCTGGTTGCTATTTAATGTAGGAAACACTGATGTCAATGTTTCAGAACAAGAAGCAATCCAAATTGCCATTGATAGTGCCAGGGAATATTCTTGGATGGTAGATGGTATAGAAATAGCTGATTTTGTTGTGCTTGAAGACCCTGTATCAGTTAATCTATGGCCTCATATCAGGGATGAACCCTTAGATTTGATTCCTTACTGGTATGTTGTAGTAAAACTGGACAAAGTTTACCCCGGAAACGTTAACAGCATTGGAGTAGGCATATGGGCAGACACAGGAAAAGTCAGTGGCTACCAAACCTCATACATAGGATAA
- a CDS encoding translation initiation factor IF-2 subunit gamma: MASTVTTKRKKALALPKQPEVNIGTIGHVDHGKTTLVEAITGVWAAKHSEELRRGITIKLGYADAPIFKCPNCDEPQCYTSSTTCPSCGSKAEFVRAISFVDAPGHEALMATMLSGATVMDGALLIIAANEKCPQPQTREHLAAIELAGVTNIIIIQNKIDIVDQKRALASYKEIQEFVKGTIAEGKPIIPVSAQHMANVDAVLQAIEKFIPTPERDPNKPPRMFVVRSFDVNKPGDTIDDLDGGVIGGSIFQGSFKVGDEVEIRPGIRVDKQGKTFYEPIFTEITSLSAGGKQVDEAKSGGLVGIGTYLDPSMTKADGLTGNMVGKPDLLPPTRSEIVLETKLLKRAIGTKELVEVSNIIKGEKLLLDVGTTITIGAVTSSKKDSANLTLVRPICAEDGARVAISRKIGGRWRLIGYGIIQSS, from the coding sequence ATGGCATCAACTGTTACCACTAAACGCAAGAAAGCTTTGGCGTTACCTAAACAACCCGAGGTCAACATAGGCACTATTGGTCACGTAGACCATGGAAAAACCACTCTGGTTGAAGCAATAACTGGAGTTTGGGCAGCAAAACACAGTGAAGAACTCAGACGAGGCATCACCATAAAACTAGGTTACGCAGATGCCCCAATCTTCAAATGCCCAAATTGTGACGAACCTCAATGTTACACATCAAGTACTACTTGTCCTAGTTGCGGCTCAAAAGCAGAATTCGTAAGAGCCATCAGTTTTGTTGATGCCCCCGGACATGAAGCCCTCATGGCAACAATGCTTTCAGGAGCAACAGTCATGGACGGCGCCTTGTTGATTATTGCAGCTAACGAAAAATGTCCTCAACCACAAACTCGGGAACACCTTGCAGCCATTGAATTAGCTGGAGTAACTAACATTATTATTATTCAAAACAAAATCGACATCGTTGACCAAAAACGAGCCCTAGCAAGTTACAAAGAAATTCAAGAATTCGTAAAAGGCACAATCGCAGAAGGAAAACCCATTATCCCAGTTTCTGCTCAACACATGGCAAACGTTGACGCTGTTTTGCAGGCAATAGAAAAATTCATACCGACCCCGGAACGTGACCCAAACAAACCCCCAAGAATGTTTGTTGTTCGCTCTTTTGACGTTAACAAACCCGGAGATACAATAGACGATCTCGATGGAGGAGTAATCGGTGGGAGCATTTTCCAAGGAAGCTTCAAAGTAGGAGACGAAGTTGAAATCCGCCCAGGAATCAGAGTAGACAAACAAGGAAAAACATTCTATGAACCCATTTTCACCGAAATAACCAGCCTCAGTGCAGGGGGAAAACAAGTAGACGAAGCAAAAAGTGGAGGCCTAGTAGGAATAGGAACATACCTAGACCCTTCAATGACTAAAGCTGATGGTCTCACAGGCAACATGGTTGGAAAACCTGATTTGCTTCCGCCTACAAGGTCTGAAATTGTTTTAGAAACCAAGCTTTTGAAGCGCGCCATTGGAACTAAAGAACTTGTAGAAGTTTCTAACATAATCAAAGGTGAAAAACTATTGTTGGATGTTGGAACAACGATTACTATTGGGGCAGTAACCTCTTCAAAGAAAGATAGCGCTAACCTTACACTGGTCAGACCAATCTGTGCAGAAGACGGAGCACGAGTAGCCATCAGCAGAAAAATTGGCGGTCGATGGCGCCTTATTGGTTACGGAATAATCCAAAGTAGTTAG
- a CDS encoding metallopeptidase has protein sequence MPLKYFEAPDVKKLADEIIEQLEFIHVVPESIHCFRSEGSKSRRIIARIHGFGKIWQQALGLPPSYVIEVLSERYDKLSQDDKERTVLHELMHIPHGFKGGFRPHKGYVSRIQVENMYKQYKKRKQKTSR, from the coding sequence TTGCCATTAAAATACTTTGAAGCACCAGACGTCAAAAAACTAGCAGACGAAATCATTGAACAACTAGAATTCATCCATGTTGTTCCTGAGTCCATTCATTGTTTTCGCAGTGAAGGTTCAAAATCTCGAAGAATAATTGCCAGAATTCACGGGTTTGGAAAGATTTGGCAACAAGCCCTTGGATTGCCCCCCTCGTATGTTATTGAAGTTTTAAGCGAACGTTACGACAAACTAAGCCAAGATGATAAAGAACGCACCGTACTTCATGAACTAATGCACATTCCCCACGGGTTCAAAGGCGGGTTTAGACCCCACAAAGGATACGTGAGCAGAATACAAGTAGAAAACATGTATAAGCAATACAAAAAAAGAAAACAAAAAACTTCAAGATAA